In Apium graveolens cultivar Ventura chromosome 10, ASM990537v1, whole genome shotgun sequence, the following are encoded in one genomic region:
- the LOC141691703 gene encoding protein FAR1-RELATED SEQUENCE 5-like has translation MKFLSETKGGVENLGFSNQDVRNVIRDIRRRVFDSGDAECELLLLRELQENSFGNFFYRVDVDDENRVRGLVWVDPRSMNAYKNFDDVITFDSTYRTNRYCMPFIPITGVNHHYQNILFGFALVRDETEASYKWVLRTWLEAVDNKPPRTIITDQDIALRNAIAEVMPMPQTKHTYCTWHISSKFPEKLSYLYTNYPEFKT, from the coding sequence ATGAAGTTTCTTAGCGAGACAAAGGGGGGTGTTGAAAATCTTGGTTTTTCTAATCAAGACGTACGTAATGTCATACGTGATATTCGGCGCCGAGTATTTGATTCAGGTGATGCGGAGTGCGAATTACTTTTGCTACGAGAACTACAAGAAAATAGTTTTGGTAATTTCTTTTATCGGGTGGATGTAGATGATGAGAATCGTGTACGGGGTTTGGTGTGGGTTGATCCTCGGTCCATGAACGCGTACAAGAATTTTGATGATGTGATTACGTTCGATTCAACTTATCGGACAAATAGGTATTGTATGCCTTTCATACCTATTACGGGCGTaaaccaccattatcaaaatatACTATTTGGATTTGCACTTGTAAGGGATGAGACTGAGGCATCATATAAGTGGGTTTTGAGGACATGGTTGGAAGCCGTCGACAATAAACCGCCTCGAACAATTATTACTGATCAAGACATTGCATTGAGAAATGCCATTGCCGAGGTCATGCCTATGCCACAAACAAAGCATACATATTGTACATGGCATATAAGTAGTAAGTTTCCCGAGAAGTTGTCTTATTTGTACACAAATTATCCGGAGTTCAAGACATAG